A region from the Chelonoidis abingdonii isolate Lonesome George chromosome 10, CheloAbing_2.0, whole genome shotgun sequence genome encodes:
- the HSPE1 gene encoding 10 kDa heat shock protein, mitochondrial isoform X1 — MAGKAFKKFLPLFDRVLVERCAAETVTKGGIMLPEKSQGKVLQATVVAVGSGSKGKSGEIQPVSVKVGEKILLPEYGGTKVVLEDKEYYLFRDGDILGKYVD; from the exons ATG GCAGGGAAAGCATTTAAGAAGTTTCTTCCCCTGTTTGACCGTGTTCTGGTTGAAAGATGTGCAGCTGAGACTGTAACCAAAGGAGGCATCATGCTTCCAGAAAAATCTCAAGGAAAAGTGCTACAAGCAACAGTAGTGGCAGTTGGATCGGGATCCAAAGGAAAG AGTGGAGAGATTCAGCCAGTTAGTGTCAAAGTTGGTGAGAAGATTCTGCTACCAGAATATGGCGGTACTAAAGTAGTACTGGAAGACAAG GAGTATTACTTATTTAGAGATGGGGACATTCTTGGAAAGTATGTGGACTAA